The window ccccttccctccctcccccagcgctgTCACTGCCGGAGTCCCAGCTGCTGCGGAGGGGGAAATCCGCCCAGGACTGAGGCTGGAGCAGGTTGGGGGTCTGCAGCTGGTAAGCAAAGGGTTAGTGCAGCTGCATGTTCCGGGGGGCTGGGAGCGCTGCGCCTTTCCCTGACTCTGCTCTGGCTGCAGGTGGTGCCGCCGGCCGCCCCCTCCCGAGGCAGCctggagaggaaggaggtgaagcAAACCCTGACGCGTTACAAGGTGCTGGCCACGGCTCCGGGCTGCGCCCTGGTGCAGCTCCAGCCCATGACAGGTGGAAGAAGGGCCCTGGGTCTGCCTCTGGCTCAGCTCTCCCTGACAACCCTGCCAGAGGGCCCCGGGGTGGAGAAGGGATGAGCTAGGGGGTCTTCCGAGGTCCTTGTGGGCAGGGGGCCCCAGGCAGaaggatgggagcagagggaagacgAAGGCCCCGGGCTAACCTGTCCTCTCCTCACCTCAGcatttcccagccagctcctggtgCACCTGACGCTGCTGCTGTGCCCTGCCTTGGGCGACCACGTGTACTCTGCCCGCGTGGGCacggtgctgggggagccctTCCTGCTGCCTGCGGGGGGCGCTCTGCCTCGCACCCAGGTATGCCCGAGCCCTGTACAAAGCCAGGCAGACCTCTCGCCCTGCTCAGCCCCGCGGGAGGGGCCCCGAGGGCGCCAACACGGGGTGCCACGCTGCCCGAGACCTTGGGGACCCGCCCTGTGtccagagcagagggagaggagggccgGGCTCCACCCCAGGCCGCCTCTGGCAGGTGGGTTACCGGGCCTGCCAGACACGCTGCCTCCACCCAGTGGCCAAGCCCAGACGCCTGCGCACGTCCTGGGGTGTCCCGCTGGCAgggtccctgcccggggcacAGTGCCCCGCCGGGGATCACACGAAGGGCCCTCCTCACGCCTTGGAGTGGCCTGTTCAGGGCCCTGGTCCTGTCTGctgggctgtggcggggggctggagggCTCCTGAGcccccatttctctctctcctggcaGGTCCTGGATGAACagctgctctgcaggctgcgcctcAGGCCGCAGCTGCTGCATCGCCTGCCACTGCATCTCcacctgcaccagctgctcctccCTACAGCTGTTCTCACGGCGCccccccacccttcttcctccagACACTCCGTCTGCTGGGCCTCCCCGGGGCCCAGAGCGCGCCCCTGGCTGGACCTGCCCTGGCCAAAGGGCCACCAAGCAAGTGAGAAGCCCAGCTCTGTCTGGGGGAAAGGGCCTTTCCCTGCTGTGCAAACCCAAAGACCCTGTCCTGCCCCCTCGCTGATCCATGGCCTCGCTccttccagccccctctccctggctTCCATGGCGGGCTCGCTCCCCCATCTTCACCAGGCCAGGGCcgcagggtgcaggaggcagggcagggaggggctgtggggtgcaggaggcagggcagggaggggctgcggggggcagggaggggctgcggggggcaggaggcggggcagggaggggcagggaggggctgcggggggcaggaggcagggcaggccggggcagtgcagctctgagggcccatccctccctccagcaGTGGCTTCTCTTGGGTGGGGGGCTGTAGcccacaggcaccacccccacagctccccttggccagtGCTGGTTGCTTGTAGCAGCCGAGCTCGCGTGTGGGGGGGCTCTGATGACGCAGTCGGGACCCCCCCGCTTCTGAGCGGTAGCAGCCAGaccagactccgccagccagaaCAGACGGTTTATTGCCCccaggtacagcccagcacagccaGGCTGTTTACAGGGTCGGGCCCATCGCCatcgcccccgcccccgcccattCACCCCAAACctggtgctggtctccgcccccccccccccctctccctgggaggctgggcctgggttaatccacatttgggagtcagtgagaatctcccatcccggcgcagcccccccccccccccccccgggtaactCGTAACTCCTGGAGACTCCAGGTTGGCAggacatggccccgccccctctttccTGGAGGCGTGGCTGGGCCACTGGcactgctggctgcccccagcccccctcggcCTGCCCCACGCCACCACGGCTGGCTCGCGCCTTTCAGCAGCAGAGCACCCGCTGCTCTGGGTGGATCCTGGGCCTCACGCCTGCTCGTCGCCAgactcctccccccatttctcaGCCTTGCCCGCTGGCCCCTGCATCTCCTTCTGCGGCTGCCTGGCACGGGGATTCCCCCAGCAGCTGGGATGGGCAGCCCCCTGTCCACAAGgccaggctgctgccagctctggagGGCGGGAGCCAAGAAAAGGCCCCCCCAGCAGCTTGGGTGGGAGCAGTAGCTGTGGGGCTGTTCCCGGGCGTGTCCCTACAGGCTTCTCACATGACAATCTGGCATTAAAGTTGGGTCTTTAATCCCTGCCTGTGCCGGAGGGTGGGGATCCTGCAGCCGCAGTCGGACGGGCAGGGGCTGTGCGCAGGGCCGGGCGGCTGCAGTCTGCCAGCGGGTCCctgctggggggcccagggcttggCTCGGGGGTGCGGAGCCCCTGAATGTGATGGAAGGCAttgcagccccccactccctgctgctccctcaggcTCAGCCCCCCTTCTGGGTGGTGCCTGGGGCCCAGCAGCCACGCTCCCAGGCCCAGCCGGGgcctgctgggccagggccacaGGCTCACTCCCCCCTCAGGGCCTCCCTCATGCCCAGGGCCCAGGCTGCTTCCTGCCCACGTCAccactccagctcctcctctccaGCCCTTTATTGGAGGGCAGCGGCCCCTGGCACGGctccctgtggggtgggggcactggctggctccCTCCGTCACCTGCACGTCCTGTCTCTCGGCGGcttcctcctgcccacggccgctTGCGAGGCCCTGAgctccggggcggggcgggcccggcccagcagcccccTGGCAGCTTGCTGGCCAGGCCCCGTGGGAGGAGCGGGCCGTCCCCACGGGCGTGCTGGCACACgggcctgccccctggggctggcagtgtgcccacaggccaGCTGGAGGGTGCACAAGTCCTGCACGCACAGCTGCGGCTCCCTCGCTGGCCTCGGCCGCTGCCCCTGGGCCACGCTGAGCGGGAGGTGGCGcctgggggggcactgggagcggcacgtggggcagagctggggctggcgcaATGGCACCAGCCGGTCCCCCAGTGGGGAGGTGCCTGGGCTGGGCCCCTCCACCAGCCGCTTCTTGTCTGGCTCTGCTGGCAGCTTCAGCTGGCTGCCAGCCGCAGCAGAGGCCCCCAGCCGGCCGGCTCGGTTCTCCTTGCCCTGGCTGGGCCCGCTCGGGGGGGGCGCCTGCGGGCAGCTGGGGCCAGCGCCAGGGGAGTGTCTGTGGGGCGGAGGCCGAGGCTTTTTGACGGTGGATCCTTCCACCACGAGGCTGGTTCCTATGTACTGGGGCATGTCGACGGGCGCCTGCGGGAGAAGGCAGGGCAGCGCTCAGCCCGTCGCCCGCCCGGGGGGGGCCAGGCGCGCGCTGGCAGGGGGAGCCCCAgcgctgggcgggagggggcttGGGGCTGGTGTCCCTGCGGCAGCACAGCACCCTCGGGAACTACCCGGGCCTGTGGAGCAGCTCACCCCACTGAGCCCTGCACCGGGGCCCTGCCCTAAGGCTGCTCCGCACTAGAGGCCGACTGTgaggctggtgcagggcagcTGCACCTGGCTCTGTTGAGGGAGGAAGCTGAACTGGGGCCAGGCCGTCCCTGCTGGGAGTGGCACGGCCGGGCTCCCTGGGCACCATCGGGGTCCCCTCCCAGAccaggctcccctcccaggcCCGCGCCCTCCGGGTCCCCTCCCAGACTGGGCTCCCAGGCCGGGCTCCCCTCCCAGGCCTGCACCCTCCGGGTCCCCTCCCAGACCGGGCTCCCTGGGCGCCGTCCGGGTCCCCTCCCAGGCCGGGCTCCCCTCCCAGGCCCgtggggggctgccagggcctCACCTGCTTGTAGATGAGCTCGAAGGCACCCGTGTGGCAGCCGCGGTCGTGCCTGCGGTCGATGACCACGCGGAGCGTGTCCTCCTGCACGCTAGCGCACAGCCGGCTGGTCACGGCCGTGGAGGCCGCCATGGTGGGGCTGGCGTTGAtctccagcagccagggctggcagttCTGCCCGAACATGAAGTCGGCCCCGTAGAGCTCGAAGCTGCTCTTGCGGAACTGCACCAGGTCCTGCGAGCTCTGCATGGCGTGGATGATGGCCGCCTTCATGCCTGGCACCATCACCTCCTGCcaggcgccccccgcccccgcctgccgcAGGTGGGCCTGGAATTGCTGCGACGACCACATGTTGTGAGGGGGCAGGTGAGGGTGGCGGCTCAGCGAGTTCTCGTAGTGCCTCTGGATGGAGTTATTGCACAGGTGGATGGAGCTGGGGCCCAGAGACACAGGCTCAgtgctcagccccgccccctccagggccTTGGCTTGGCGCCTGGCAGGGGCACAGCCTAGTGCCAGGGACGCAGCTGGGTGGGACGGGCACGGTGGCAGGGACAGAGGCATGGCgagcgggcagggcaggggtgtggcagtgaggcgtgggcagggacaTGGGCgagcgggcagggcaggggtgtggcagtgaggcgtgggcagggacaTGGGCgagcgggcggggcagggcgcaaagggcaagcaggcagggcagggacacgaTGGGTGGGGCaaaggtgtggggggcagggcaggggctcagcggCACAGCAGCCAAgcaagggcagggaggagctggtgtgggacagggcaggggtgCAGCGTGTGaacaggtggggcaggggcatggCGGGTAAGCAGGGCAAGGTGAGGCTGGGGCACAGCAGGTTCACAGTGGGCGGGCAGGTAAGGTGCGGTGGGCAGGGGCAGACGGCAGGGACgcggcagggtggggtggggtggggcagcggGGACGGGCGGAACAGGGATGCagtgggcagggtggggtggggcggacGGGACAGAAGCGGCGGGTGGTtcaggggtgggcaggcaggacagGGACGTGGTGGGCAGTTAAGAGGCGGGCGGGCGGTTCAGGAGCATGCGGGGTAgggacggggcaggggcgggcaggACAGGGACGGGGCAGGCGGGACGGgacaggggcaggggcggggacggggcaggggcgggacggggcaggggcggggacgcggcgggacggggcaggggcggggacgcGGCGGGACGGGGACGCGGCGgggcggggacggggacggggcaggggcggggacgcggcgggacggggcaggggcggggacggggcaggggcgggcgggcaggaCGGGGACGcggcgggcggggcaggggcgggcgggcggggcaggggcaggcaggcgggCACTCACGTGTCCAGGCTGCgcagggagaagggctgggtgCAGAAGCGCAGGTAGCTGTGGCGGTAGAACCAGATGGTGAGGGGGTTCCAGTCCGTCACCAGGAACCACTGGCGCAGGTCGAACTTGGTGCCGTGGATGAGCAGGGGCCGCTCGATGTATTTCTGCACCACCCACTTCCCGTCCTTCACCAGCATGGGGTCGCAATTCACCAGCTTCAGCATCTCCTCCAGCCGGGCCAGGCAGATGATCCCTGCGGGAGCCAGCGGCacatgggcaggggcagccccggaGCACTTGGCACTGCCACGCTGCAGCCAGGGCCTCCCCCAGCCGGCGAGCAGCCCAGCCACGCTCAGGGGTGGGCGATGCCAGTCTGCTCCTGTGCCCCTGCGGCCgtgtgcagggtgggggtctgggcagaccCGTCCTCCACGGTGGCAGGCCCAGGCCTCACCTCTGCCCCGAGACTTGGCGCCTGGCTTCACAATCCAGATGTTGTGGTCTCCCTCCATCTCCAGCTGTGGCAGCACCTCGGCCAGGCGCTGCAGGATGCGCTCACACTCTTCCACATGGGCGTCCAGCGAGTCCAGGGGCGCCCCCTCGCTGCAaccagacagcccagctcagagcagacc is drawn from Pelodiscus sinensis isolate JC-2024 unplaced genomic scaffold, ASM4963464v1 ctg186, whole genome shotgun sequence and contains these coding sequences:
- the RPUSD3 gene encoding LOW QUALITY PROTEIN: mitochondrial mRNA pseudouridine synthase RPUSD3 (The sequence of the model RefSeq protein was modified relative to this genomic sequence to represent the inferred CDS: inserted 1 base in 1 codon), which encodes CPVVPGGERLQALAASSTLGQAGGPRSQQEALGLLEAAVVFREGPLVAISKPPGLAVTGSPGQLSLASLLPELSRRLSLPPELHVVRAAGKDGSGLVLLSSCPGTTQQLHSFFTRLRRAGHPPATYCAVTAGVPAAAEGEIRPGLRLEQVGGLQLVVPPAAPSRGSLERKEVKQTLTRYKVLATAPGCALVQLQPMTAFPSQLLVHLTLLLCPALGDHVYSARVGTVLGEPFLLPAGGALPRTQVLDEQLLCRLRLRPQLLHRLPLHLHLHQLLLPTAVLTAXPPPFFLQTLRLLGLPGAQSAPLAGPALAKGPPSK
- the LOC106732706 gene encoding tubulin tyrosine ligase 3 isoform X5, yielding MLAEPGPPRGVPESSQPQACSGAEGEAEGEGEALLPARRKGPRRQQQEAPSAPPSEGRTRHSIDPERLKQARLHVERAVKQRKIFMLHGPYPVIRSLLRSRGWVEKKAPKAARRRELVPGSPEGDNSDDAEEGEDGEEEEGQDDDPDGTYDLMSRLVRNQTPYFIWTNRWDAVDWRFLRKEQLINHYAKAGSFTTKVGLCLNLRNLHWFDHADADTFFPRCYRLGAEDEKHAFIEDFQLTAARSILKVALQRWRSSAGRGGAEASCAQGPPQAGASTQGAGGTSSLPPPLIQMALRACEEHLSSLTHQDIDREPESPWRGAGVRWGDFLRAYYQVVHEGAPLDSLDAHVEECERILQRLAEVLPQLEMEGDHNIWIVKPGAKSRGRGIICLARLEEMLKLVNCDPMLVKDGKWVVQKYIERPLLIHGTKFDLRQWFLVTDWNPLTIWFYRHSYLRFCTQPFSLRSLDTSIHLCNNSIQRHYENSLSRHPHLPPHNMWSSQQFQAHLRQAGAGGAWQEVMVPGMKAAIIHAMQSSQDLVQFRKSSFELYGADFMFGQNCQPWLLEINASPTMAASTAVTSRLCASVQEDTLRVVIDRRHDRGCHTGAFELIYKQAPVDMPQYIGTSLVVEGSTVKKPRPPPHRHSPGAGPSCPQAPPPSGPSQGKENRAGRLGASAAAGSQLKLPAEPDKKRLVEGPSPGTSPLGDRLVPLRQPQLCPTCRSQCPPRRHLPLSVAQGQRPRPAREPQLCVQDLCTLQLACGHTASPRGQARVPARPWGRPAPPTGPGQQAARGLLGRARPAPELRASQAAVGRRKPPRDRTCR
- the LOC106732706 gene encoding tubulin tyrosine ligase 3 isoform X1, producing MLAEPGPPRGVPESSQPQACSGAEGEAEGEGEALLPARRKGPRRQQQEAPSAPPSEGRTRHSIDPERLKQARLHVERAVKQRKIFMLHGPYPVIRSLLRSRGWVEKKAPKAARRRELVPGSPEGDNSDDAEEGEDGEEEEGQDDDPDGTYDLMSRLVRNQTPYFIWTNRWDAVDWRFLRKEQLINHYAKAGSFTTKVGLCLNLRNLHWFDHADADTFFPRCYRLGAEDEKHAFIEDFQLTAARSILKVALQRWRSSAGRGGAEASCAQGPPQAGAAHRIAPSSPLPLLCAASTQGAGGTSSLPPPLIQMALRACEEHLSSLTHQDIDREPESPWRGAGVRWGDFLRAYYQVVHEGAPLDSLDAHVEECERILQRLAEVLPQLEMEGDHNIWIVKPGAKSRGRGEAWACHRGGRVCPDPHPAHGRRGTGADWHRPPLSVAGLLAGWGRPWLQRGSAKCSGAAPAHVPLAPAGIICLARLEEMLKLVNCDPMLVKDGKWVVQKYIERPLLIHGTKFDLRQWFLVTDWNPLTIWFYRHSYLRFCTQPFSLRSLDTSIHLCNNSIQRHYENSLSRHPHLPPHNMWSSQQFQAHLRQAGAGGAWQEVMVPGMKAAIIHAMQSSQDLVQFRKSSFELYGADFMFGQNCQPWLLEINASPTMAASTAVTSRLCASVQEDTLRVVIDRRHDRGCHTGAFELIYKQAPVDMPQYIGTSLVVEGSTVKKPRPPPHRHSPGAGPSCPQAPPPSGPSQGKENRAGRLGASAAAGSQLKLPAEPDKKRLVEGPSPGTSPLGDRLVPLRQPQLCPTCRSQCPPRRHLPLSVAQGQRPRPAREPQLCVQDLCTLQLACGHTASPRGQARVPARPWGRPAPPTGPGQQAARGLLGRARPAPELRASQAAVGRRKPPRDRTCR
- the LOC106732706 gene encoding tubulin tyrosine ligase 3 isoform X2 produces the protein MLAEPGPPRGVPESSQPQACSGAEGEAEGEGEALLPARRKGPRRQQQEAPSAPPSEGRTRHSIDPERLKQARLHVERAVKQRKIFMLHGPYPVIRSLLRSRGWVEKKAPKAARRRELVPGSPEGDNSDDAEEGEDGEEEEGQDDDPDGTYDLMSRLVRNQTPYFIWTNRWDAVDWRFLRKEQLINHYAKAGSFTTKVGLCLNLRNLHWFDHADADTFFPRCYRLGAEDEKHAFIEDFQLTAARSILKVALQRWRSSAGRGGAEASCAQGPPQAGASTQGAGGTSSLPPPLIQMALRACEEHLSSLTHQDIDREPESPWRGAGVRWGDFLRAYYQVVHEGAPLDSLDAHVEECERILQRLAEVLPQLEMEGDHNIWIVKPGAKSRGRGEAWACHRGGRVCPDPHPAHGRRGTGADWHRPPLSVAGLLAGWGRPWLQRGSAKCSGAAPAHVPLAPAGIICLARLEEMLKLVNCDPMLVKDGKWVVQKYIERPLLIHGTKFDLRQWFLVTDWNPLTIWFYRHSYLRFCTQPFSLRSLDTSIHLCNNSIQRHYENSLSRHPHLPPHNMWSSQQFQAHLRQAGAGGAWQEVMVPGMKAAIIHAMQSSQDLVQFRKSSFELYGADFMFGQNCQPWLLEINASPTMAASTAVTSRLCASVQEDTLRVVIDRRHDRGCHTGAFELIYKQAPVDMPQYIGTSLVVEGSTVKKPRPPPHRHSPGAGPSCPQAPPPSGPSQGKENRAGRLGASAAAGSQLKLPAEPDKKRLVEGPSPGTSPLGDRLVPLRQPQLCPTCRSQCPPRRHLPLSVAQGQRPRPAREPQLCVQDLCTLQLACGHTASPRGQARVPARPWGRPAPPTGPGQQAARGLLGRARPAPELRASQAAVGRRKPPRDRTCR
- the LOC106732706 gene encoding tubulin tyrosine ligase 3 isoform X4; translated protein: MLAEPGPPRGVPESSQPQACSGAEGEAEGEGEALLPARRKGPRRQQQEAPSAPPSEGRTRHSIDPERLKQARLHVERAVKQRKIFMLHGPYPVIRSLLRSRGWVEKKAPKAARRRELVPGSPEGDNSDDAEEGEDGEEEEGQDDDPDGTYDLMSRLVRNQTPYFIWTNRWDAVDWRFLRKEQLINHYAKAGSFTTKVGLCLNLRNLHWFDHADADTFFPRCYRLGAEDEKHAFIEDFQLTAARSILKVALQRWRSSAGRGGAEASCAQGPPQAGAAHRIAPSSPLPLLCAASTQGAGGTSSLPPPLIQMALRACEEHLSSLTHQDIDREPESPWRGAGVRWGDFLRAYYQVVHEGAPLDSLDAHVEECERILQRLAEVLPQLEMEGDHNIWIVKPGAKSRGRGIICLARLEEMLKLVNCDPMLVKDGKWVVQKYIERPLLIHGTKFDLRQWFLVTDWNPLTIWFYRHSYLRFCTQPFSLRSLDTSIHLCNNSIQRHYENSLSRHPHLPPHNMWSSQQFQAHLRQAGAGGAWQEVMVPGMKAAIIHAMQSSQDLVQFRKSSFELYGADFMFGQNCQPWLLEINASPTMAASTAVTSRLCASVQEDTLRVVIDRRHDRGCHTGAFELIYKQAPVDMPQYIGTSLVVEGSTVKKPRPPPHRHSPGAGPSCPQAPPPSGPSQGKENRAGRLGASAAAGSQLKLPAEPDKKRLVEGPSPGTSPLGDRLVPLRQPQLCPTCRSQCPPRRHLPLSVAQGQRPRPAREPQLCVQDLCTLQLACGHTASPRGQARVPARPWGRPAPPTGPGQQAARGLLGRARPAPELRASQAAVGRRKPPRDRTCR
- the LOC106732706 gene encoding tubulin tyrosine ligase 3 isoform X3; its protein translation is MLAEPGPPRGVPESSQPQACSAPSAPPSEGRTRHSIDPERLKQARLHVERAVKQRKIFMLHGPYPVIRSLLRSRGWVEKKAPKAARRRELVPGSPEGDNSDDAEEGEDGEEEEGQDDDPDGTYDLMSRLVRNQTPYFIWTNRWDAVDWRFLRKEQLINHYAKAGSFTTKVGLCLNLRNLHWFDHADADTFFPRCYRLGAEDEKHAFIEDFQLTAARSILKVALQRWRSSAGRGGAEASCAQGPPQAGAAHRIAPSSPLPLLCAASTQGAGGTSSLPPPLIQMALRACEEHLSSLTHQDIDREPESPWRGAGVRWGDFLRAYYQVVHEGAPLDSLDAHVEECERILQRLAEVLPQLEMEGDHNIWIVKPGAKSRGRGEAWACHRGGRVCPDPHPAHGRRGTGADWHRPPLSVAGLLAGWGRPWLQRGSAKCSGAAPAHVPLAPAGIICLARLEEMLKLVNCDPMLVKDGKWVVQKYIERPLLIHGTKFDLRQWFLVTDWNPLTIWFYRHSYLRFCTQPFSLRSLDTSIHLCNNSIQRHYENSLSRHPHLPPHNMWSSQQFQAHLRQAGAGGAWQEVMVPGMKAAIIHAMQSSQDLVQFRKSSFELYGADFMFGQNCQPWLLEINASPTMAASTAVTSRLCASVQEDTLRVVIDRRHDRGCHTGAFELIYKQAPVDMPQYIGTSLVVEGSTVKKPRPPPHRHSPGAGPSCPQAPPPSGPSQGKENRAGRLGASAAAGSQLKLPAEPDKKRLVEGPSPGTSPLGDRLVPLRQPQLCPTCRSQCPPRRHLPLSVAQGQRPRPAREPQLCVQDLCTLQLACGHTASPRGQARVPARPWGRPAPPTGPGQQAARGLLGRARPAPELRASQAAVGRRKPPRDRTCR